In Aphelocoma coerulescens isolate FSJ_1873_10779 chromosome 3, UR_Acoe_1.0, whole genome shotgun sequence, a single window of DNA contains:
- the TSNAX gene encoding translin-associated protein X: MSGKEGSGGFRKRKHDNFPHGQRREEKENVNPPSALMTSFKSFQLELDTRHDKYERLVKLSRDITIESKRTIFLLHRFTSAPNGEEILSESEVKLDAVRRKIKQVAQELIGEDMYQFHRAISPGLQEYVEAVSFQYFIKTRSLISVEEINKQLIFTAEDREETTNMTSNAHDKQPHTWSLKVTPVDYLLGVADLTGELMRLCISSVGNGDIDTPFELSQFLRQIYDGFTFIGNTGPYEVSKKLYTLKQSLAKVENACYTLKVRGSEIPKHMLADVFSTKTELIDQEEGLP; encoded by the exons ATGAGCGGCAAGGAAG GATCAGGTGGGTTCAGAAAACGAAAGCATGACAATTTTCCACATGGtcaaagaagagaggaaaaagagaatgTTAATCCACCCTCAGCTTTGATGACGTCTTTTAAAT CATTCCAGCTGGAGCTTGACACCAGGCACGATAAATACGAACGGCTCGTGAAGCTTAGTCGGGATATAACTATCGAAAGCAAAAGAACGATATTTCTGCTCCACAGGTTCACCAG TGCTCCCAATGGGGAAGAAATACTCAGTGAATCTGAAGTCAAGCTAGATGCTGTCCGACGGAAGATCAAGCAGGTTGCACAAGAACTGATTGGAGAAGACATGTATCAGTTCCACAGAGCTATATCTCCag GACTTCAAGAATATGTTGAGGCAGTTTCGTTTCAGTATTTTATCAAAACACGATCTTTGATTAGTGTTGAAGAGATCAACAAACAACTAATATTTACAGCAGAAGACAGAGAAGAAACAACAAACATG ACCTCCAATGCCCATGATAAACAGCCCCACACGTGGAGCCTGAAGGTGACACCTGTGGATTACCTGCTGGGAGTGGCTGATCTGACGGGAGAGCTGATGCGGCTGTGCATCAGCAGCGTTGGGAACGGGGACATAGACACGCCCTTTGAACTGAGCCAGTTCTTGCGTCAGATTTACGATGGGTTTACTTTTATTGGCAACACTGGACCTTACGAAGTCTCAAAGAAGCTCTATACCTTGAAACAGAGTCTGGCAAAAGTAGAGAATGCCTGCTACACGTTAAAAGTACGGGGATCTGAAATCC